In Doryrhamphus excisus isolate RoL2022-K1 chromosome 7, RoL_Dexc_1.0, whole genome shotgun sequence, one genomic interval encodes:
- the LOC131132662 gene encoding transcription factor 7-like 1-B isoform X2: MDHLQTLLTEEDMKWDKLLDNVIKSADVILWGTTPTYPPYTPPLQQQQQQPPPTPPPPPHPKDNPGNLDCGNRPPHEPAADESKTSADFSPLGDARQQMGTLMETSPCMDDDLANVLDDFWLPDYLASNQGSINIQDQANDAMVMPLAEDANLPMAGRHATFNGEMMCVATSPTDTFDLATNSSQSISQCYKNINQQDGERPYIKKPPNAFMLFRKEQSPNVVAQFNITNSAAVNKILGKMWKSLPKKLQAKYYQQAEEHKLIHSLQHPNWSCTENYGKKRKRDRGKQSAIVSGMTSQLMAVIGHNISVCTGAFGGAAMLQRPVLTGWNKR; the protein is encoded by the exons ATGGATCATCTTCAAACGCTACTCACGGAAGAAGACATGAAGTGGGACAAGCTACTGGACAATGTCATCAAGTCGGCCGACGTCATCCTGTGGGGCACCACGCCCACCTACCCGCCTTACACCCCAcctttgcagcagcagcagcagcagccgccgcccacaccgccgccgccaccgcatCCTAAAGACAATCCCGGGAATCTGGACTGCGGCAACCGTCCTCCTCACGAGCCGGCGGCGGACGAGAGCAAAACCTCGGCGGACTTCTCGCCCCTGGGGGACGCTCGCCAGCAGATGGGGACGTTGATGGAGACCTCACCCTGCATGGACGACGACCTGGCCAACGTTCTGGATGACTTCTGGTTGCCCGACTACCTGGCCAGCAATCAGGGGTCCATTAACATCCAAGACCAG gcAAACGATGCAATGGTGATGCCGCTGGCTGAAGATGCCAACCTGCCCATGGCTGGACGACACGCCACATT TAACGGCGAGATGATGTGCGTGGCGACGTCTCCCACTGACACTTTTGATCTTGCCACCAATTCATCCCAAAGCAT AAGTCAGTGCTACAAGAACATCAACCAGCAGGACGGAGAGCGGCCGTACATCAAGAAGCCACCCAACGCCTTCATGCTGTTCAGGAAGGAGCAAAGCCCCAACGTGGTCGCCCAGTTCAACATCACTAACTCTGCCGCCGTCAATAAAATCCTAGGAAAGATG TGGAAATCTCTGCCAAAGAAGCTGCAAGCCAAGTACTACCAGCAAGCTGAAGAACACAAACTCATCCACAGCCTGCAGCACCCCAACTGGTCCTGCACAGAAAACTAT GGCAAAAAGAGGAAGCGGGATCGGGGAAAGCAAAGCGCCATTGTCTCAGGTATGACGAGTCAACTGATGGCAGTCatcggccacaacattag CGTCTGCACAGGAGCCTTTGGAGGAGCGGCCATGCTCCAGCGGCCCGTCCTCACTGGATGGAACAAAAGATGA
- the LOC131132662 gene encoding transcription factor 7-like 1-B isoform X1, producing the protein MDHLQTLLTEEDMKWDKLLDNVIKSADVILWGTTPTYPPYTPPLQQQQQQPPPTPPPPPHPKDNPGNLDCGNRPPHEPAADESKTSADFSPLGDARQQMGTLMETSPCMDDDLANVLDDFWLPDYLASNQGSINIQDQANDAMVMPLAEDANLPMAGRHATFNGEMMCVATSPTDTFDLATNSSQSISQCYKNINQQDGERPYIKKPPNAFMLFRKEQSPNVVAQFNITNSAAVNKILGKMWKSLPKKLQAKYYQQAEEHKLIHSLQHPNWSCTENYGKKRKRDRGKQSAIVSASAQEPLEERPCSSGPSSLDGTKDEEETPQSQCGGAGGRAVFGAALCERTT; encoded by the exons ATGGATCATCTTCAAACGCTACTCACGGAAGAAGACATGAAGTGGGACAAGCTACTGGACAATGTCATCAAGTCGGCCGACGTCATCCTGTGGGGCACCACGCCCACCTACCCGCCTTACACCCCAcctttgcagcagcagcagcagcagccgccgcccacaccgccgccgccaccgcatCCTAAAGACAATCCCGGGAATCTGGACTGCGGCAACCGTCCTCCTCACGAGCCGGCGGCGGACGAGAGCAAAACCTCGGCGGACTTCTCGCCCCTGGGGGACGCTCGCCAGCAGATGGGGACGTTGATGGAGACCTCACCCTGCATGGACGACGACCTGGCCAACGTTCTGGATGACTTCTGGTTGCCCGACTACCTGGCCAGCAATCAGGGGTCCATTAACATCCAAGACCAG gcAAACGATGCAATGGTGATGCCGCTGGCTGAAGATGCCAACCTGCCCATGGCTGGACGACACGCCACATT TAACGGCGAGATGATGTGCGTGGCGACGTCTCCCACTGACACTTTTGATCTTGCCACCAATTCATCCCAAAGCAT AAGTCAGTGCTACAAGAACATCAACCAGCAGGACGGAGAGCGGCCGTACATCAAGAAGCCACCCAACGCCTTCATGCTGTTCAGGAAGGAGCAAAGCCCCAACGTGGTCGCCCAGTTCAACATCACTAACTCTGCCGCCGTCAATAAAATCCTAGGAAAGATG TGGAAATCTCTGCCAAAGAAGCTGCAAGCCAAGTACTACCAGCAAGCTGAAGAACACAAACTCATCCACAGCCTGCAGCACCCCAACTGGTCCTGCACAGAAAACTAT GGCAAAAAGAGGAAGCGGGATCGGGGAAAGCAAAGCGCCATTGTCTCAG CGTCTGCACAGGAGCCTTTGGAGGAGCGGCCATGCTCCAGCGGCCCGTCCTCACTGGATGGAACAAAAGATGAGGAGGAGACTCCGCAGTCACAGTGTGGGGGGGCTGGTGGACGGGCTGTCTTCGGTGCTGCTCTGTGTGAAAGGACAACATGA